In one window of Helianthus annuus cultivar XRQ/B chromosome 17, HanXRQr2.0-SUNRISE, whole genome shotgun sequence DNA:
- the LOC110930605 gene encoding uncharacterized protein LOC110930605 codes for MKTIAAVLVAILLVVSELPHGLTFSSTTPAFLWSNVQDGLTSNKVKEAVSYQTLSPKELAKSVMSEGGWSNLLCTNQKPEESVDLAIVFVGRESVDISGRKNEDQSLLDLLKASFTKSTFSLAYPYVSASEENKPLQSSLVSELAETCGLDAGLSKVGILESCAAEGGNFEKLADISSVNEYVVSSMEKKSKGQTPLVVYCNGADSPKGSEQPRSEGEILSELISSVEKTGAKYSVLYVSDPVNVIRYPSYRQVDRFLAEKSGNSSRDSNACDGVCQIKSSLLEGLFVGLVLLIILISGLCCMAGIDTPTRFEAPQES; via the exons ATGAAGACAATTGCAGCAGTTCTTGTGGCGATCTTACTTGTGGTGTCTGAACTGCCACATGGGCTTACTTTCTCATCTACAACCCCTGCTTTTTTGTGGTCAAACGTCCAAGATGG ATTGACTTCTAACAAAGTTAAGGAAGCTGTAAGCTACCAAACCCTTTCACCAAAGGAATTGGCGAAATCTGTCATGTCAGAAGGTGGCTGGTCAAACTTACTG TGCACCAATCAGAAACCTGAAGAATCCGTTGATCTTGCAATTGTTTTTGTTGGGAGAGAG TCTGTTGACATTTCTGGGCGTAAAAATGAAGATCAATCGCTTCTAGACTTGCTTAAG GCCTCATTCACAAAGTCAACATTTTCTTTAGCATACCCTTATGTCTCTGCATCTGAAGAGAATAAACCTCTACAAAGTTCATTAGTTTCCGAGTTGGCAGAAACTTGTGGACTTGATGCCGGATTAAGCAAAGTTGGTATTCTGGAGTCATGTGCTGCAGAGGGTGGAAACTTTGAGAAACTTGCTGACATCAGCTCTGTCAAT GAATATGTAGTTTCAAGTATGGAAAAGAAGTCCAAGGGGCAGACGCCACTGGTTGTATACTGCAATGGAGCTGACTCACCGAAAGGAAGTGAGCAACCACGTTCCGAGG GCGAAATTTTGTCTGAGCTCATAAGTTCGGTGGAGAAGACAGGAGCAAAATACTCTGTTTTATACGTCTCTGACCCGGTCAATGTCATCCGTTATCCTTCTTACCGCCAGGTAGACAGGTTTCTTGCAGAAAAATCTGGAAATTCATCGCGTGATTCCAATGCATGTGATGGAGTTTGCCAAATCAAATCATCATTGTTGGAAGGACTTTTCGTG GGACTTGTTTTGCTCATAATTTTGATCTCGGGACTTTGTTGTATGGCTGGTATCGACACCCCGACAAGATTTGAAGCTCCCCAAGAATCTTAA
- the LOC110930603 gene encoding uncharacterized protein LOC110930603, which yields MVKINKTLAIIIWVTIIFSIEVLAKKSPRPISDTEIREKKQNCYSEIELGYWGAQCKTSMVAKENCALKCLSPACFELIYESDPLEEGERDYTRSQEYKYCMHRLSLGESLDGIKGSFD from the exons ATGGTCAAGATTAACAAAACCCTAGCAATTATCATATGGGTAACCATCATATTTTCCATTGAAGTTCTTGCAAAGAAATCTCCCCGCCCaatttct GACACTGAGATTCGAGAAAAGAAGCAGAATTGTTACTCTGAAATTGAACT TGGATATTGGGGTGCACAATGCAAGACTTCAATGGTTGCAAAGGAGAATTGTGCATTAAAATGCTTGTCTCCAGCTTGCTTTGAGCTTATTTATGAGAGTGATCCT ctggaagaaggcgagagagatTACACGAGGAGCCAAGAGTACAAGTACTGTATGCACAG ATTGTCTTTGGGAGAAAGCTTGGATGGTATTAAAGGCTCTTTCGATTAA